A window of Methanolobus sediminis contains these coding sequences:
- a CDS encoding methytransferase partner Trm112 encodes MIELKKDLMDILACPICKGDLVLNIEKEDANEVISGTLYCSVCNEYYPIEEGIPNMLPPDLRE; translated from the coding sequence GTGATCGAACTGAAAAAGGATCTTATGGATATTCTTGCCTGCCCGATTTGCAAAGGAGACCTTGTCCTGAACATCGAAAAGGAAGATGCTAACGAGGTAATTTCAGGCACACTGTATTGTTCTGTTTGTAATGAGTACTATCCCATAGAGGAAGGTATTCCGAATATGCTTCCACCTGATCTCAGGGAATGA
- a CDS encoding DUF7524 family protein yields the protein MQQVHINRLGVNSIEFDTDTVELPLSPGEERSFEVVLINYGAPTHVNLSVSDALRENITVLEDNPYVKHEEYIPLIARIPYDGRLYTKGQVYITVGYGSKRQGFNLNLGHPGPNEASFTVDVDESLYKPASSSQKPKSTSKSSKSSRSSSKSSSSSMFGDDHWSAQLPSISAEMFSSAFKAISPYSGGILKFVVLLLLVALFVSFILSLDLEQFFSFYNSVLYSIMLTFLMAYLLMRLPKSKR from the coding sequence TTGCAGCAGGTTCATATTAACAGACTTGGAGTAAATTCTATTGAATTCGACACGGATACTGTCGAGTTACCTTTATCTCCAGGCGAGGAACGCAGTTTTGAGGTTGTGCTTATAAACTATGGCGCTCCCACACATGTCAATCTGTCTGTAAGCGATGCTCTTAGAGAGAATATCACGGTTCTTGAAGACAATCCTTATGTCAAGCATGAGGAATACATACCTTTGATAGCACGAATTCCATATGATGGCAGGCTCTACACAAAAGGACAGGTATATATTACTGTAGGTTACGGTTCCAAAAGACAGGGTTTTAACCTGAATCTTGGTCATCCGGGACCAAATGAAGCTAGCTTTACGGTTGATGTTGATGAATCTCTTTACAAACCTGCATCTTCATCTCAAAAGCCAAAATCTACATCAAAATCTTCTAAATCATCCAGATCATCATCTAAATCATCTTCTTCTTCCATGTTCGGAGATGATCACTGGAGTGCTCAGCTTCCATCCATTTCTGCTGAAATGTTCAGTTCTGCTTTCAAGGCAATTTCCCCATATTCCGGTGGAATCCTGAAATTTGTTGTTTTATTATTATTAGTTGCTTTATTCGTTTCATTTATACTGTCACTTGATCTTGAACAGTTCTTTAGTTTCTATAATTCTGTTCTCTATTCGATCATGCTGACATTTTTGATGGCTTATCTGTTAATGAGACTTCCTAAATCTAAAAGATAA